In Bacteroidales bacterium, a genomic segment contains:
- a CDS encoding transporter substrate-binding domain-containing protein, whose amino-acid sequence MFLKRYFLVLLIFLLPIALTGRSLDEIKRSGKIFVAFTETDLKNINYDLARELARYLNVELIEVPIEWDQVFMRNGTIPPGLETDPELRYTPDALKKADIICSTFTIMEWRKKLFGFAETMLSAELLMIHKNEETPGSFEDLSNKRIAYTGSTTFEQHLKEINATLGEQMQLVRTRSSEETKRLLEEGRVYGIVLDADEALNFNANSEQRYKIAYPISDITRTAWAVEKNNPLIQEVENFFETIASNGVLDELFYKRFGITYNSYVDRLSKNLKTERYHRSLDEILASRKLVVALRDRDFVYHENGQKQFMHALAEEFADYLGVSLEFVVTPNFEKYWENEEGEVIRDSAYTPEWFYYFDLACETIAPLAWRANKVNMIPVYRSAYTVVARKEAEIETLDDLNNFRGVTGSETVYEDILKKNGITNYYCENINNFIPDVLSGKADYTIIYNAFSELSAYPGLEAKLELGSVDICWALRKDQPELQKELEKFIHRSQQQGLIGILVKALRGNTLQAPEAFINSYYESFQTGQLPYVNYGADDGLPQEDIFSIFQDQKGYMWFGTNSGAVRYNGREMMVFNHEHGLPGNSVRDIEQDSSGTMYFATTNGIAKFYGDSTTHILWEGISFHHIFIDSRDQRWFLGDDGIYLEDPEGNTRYLNAEHPVLPGIIYSITEDPDTKNLLFATIKGIFMFDPSMEQVSQLSDTDCFSIYVDINDSIWISTKNGLTVTHLPGLIEDRRNTTFYNLNDRLQFPVHIISDISSNKFGSIWLVSDSRIMQVISTDQKPIIYEQEFGIKNNKILSFLSDQEDNLWIGFSGGLQRLTNRKGLRNFFPGSINSYIYSVFQDKEQRIWITSDNGAFYFQDSKLVNFTPRIGTEYTKFTGTLLPNQNILLANTKGLYEVSSTNLEVIRHKPFTQITHSVENIFVSSRGEIFLLTGINGIIYYFTDFYARPKELKNKYTANIFQLIEMNGQVVGGNNSGFVAFREEGFEFLQETDCGIWSLYQEGENLWVGTDCGIGLVKNSRFEQMELSTFDREMMIKSILPAKNRSYLWLGTNKGFSYFNTEKLEFEFTINTKDGLSGDEITPGGLFMDSNDLLWVGTYHGISNFNIKAKSTKNYTPVCYIEKIYLNGDRIEAESGRAFSHNENNFIFEISALSFTDEASVEYEYYLRGTGNEYSSYHRGNEYKAVYNNLPPGKYEFIYKAKGKNNIWGYTEKFDFTIRKAWYNTWVFRILTILLFISGTYLFCFLRIRAIKSQKDRLEQQVRERTHELELANTEIEAQRDFARYQRDQIAQQQKAIMSSIQYAQRIQNSLLPSAHLLKTKLPGHFILFKPRDIVSGDFYWFSEHKNHYYISAADCTGHGIPGAFMSMLGMALMNEIVHKYPDIDPDSLLNELRNQIIETMHQKGDPSAAKDGMDMVICKIDKHKSRMLFAGANNSLYHVRNGQLTEYKTDKMPVSYHLSMQPFTRHEINLEPGDLVYLFSDGYADQFGGHNGKKFKYLQLRNLLASVSQKEMPEQGLQLDREFEQWKGDLDQIDDVVLIGLKF is encoded by the coding sequence ATGTTTCTGAAAAGATATTTTCTGGTTCTTCTCATTTTCCTGCTTCCAATCGCACTTACAGGCAGGAGTCTGGATGAGATCAAAAGAAGTGGAAAAATCTTTGTGGCTTTTACCGAAACAGATCTGAAGAACATCAATTACGACCTTGCCCGGGAGCTTGCCCGTTATCTCAATGTGGAGCTGATCGAGGTCCCCATAGAATGGGATCAGGTCTTCATGCGTAACGGCACCATTCCCCCCGGCCTGGAAACCGATCCCGAACTCCGGTACACTCCGGATGCTCTTAAAAAAGCCGATATCATCTGCTCTACTTTTACGATCATGGAGTGGCGAAAAAAACTGTTCGGTTTTGCCGAAACCATGCTTTCGGCCGAACTCCTGATGATCCACAAGAATGAGGAAACTCCCGGGAGTTTTGAAGATCTTTCCAATAAACGGATTGCTTACACGGGAAGTACCACCTTTGAACAGCACCTTAAAGAGATTAATGCAACACTGGGGGAGCAGATGCAACTGGTCAGGACGCGATCCAGTGAGGAAACGAAGCGTTTGCTGGAAGAGGGCCGTGTTTATGGAATTGTATTGGACGCCGATGAGGCCCTGAATTTTAATGCAAATAGTGAGCAGAGATATAAAATAGCATATCCCATCAGTGATATTACCCGGACTGCATGGGCCGTGGAAAAAAACAATCCGCTTATCCAGGAGGTGGAGAATTTCTTTGAGACCATTGCCAGCAATGGGGTCCTGGATGAACTCTTCTACAAGCGTTTTGGAATCACCTATAATTCCTATGTGGACCGGCTCAGCAAGAACCTGAAGACAGAGCGGTATCACCGGAGCCTGGACGAAATCCTTGCCTCCCGGAAACTGGTTGTGGCCCTCCGGGACCGGGACTTTGTCTACCATGAAAACGGACAGAAGCAATTTATGCATGCCCTGGCGGAGGAATTTGCCGACTACCTGGGAGTTTCGCTCGAATTTGTGGTGACTCCCAACTTCGAAAAGTACTGGGAAAATGAAGAAGGGGAAGTAATACGGGACTCCGCCTACACCCCGGAGTGGTTTTATTATTTTGATCTCGCCTGTGAGACCATTGCACCACTCGCCTGGAGGGCCAACAAGGTGAATATGATCCCCGTCTATCGGAGTGCATACACGGTGGTGGCCAGAAAAGAAGCGGAGATTGAGACCCTGGACGATCTGAATAATTTCCGTGGGGTAACGGGTAGCGAAACGGTTTATGAAGATATCCTGAAAAAAAACGGAATCACCAACTACTATTGTGAGAATATCAACAACTTCATTCCAGATGTGCTTTCGGGAAAAGCCGACTATACCATTATCTATAATGCATTCAGCGAATTGTCGGCATACCCCGGCCTGGAAGCAAAACTGGAACTGGGTAGTGTGGATATCTGCTGGGCACTGCGGAAGGACCAGCCGGAACTCCAGAAAGAGCTCGAAAAATTCATCCACAGATCACAGCAACAGGGTTTGATAGGAATACTGGTCAAGGCACTCCGGGGAAATACATTGCAGGCGCCTGAGGCTTTTATTAACAGCTATTATGAGAGTTTCCAGACCGGACAGTTACCCTATGTGAATTACGGCGCCGACGACGGGCTCCCACAGGAAGATATCTTCTCCATCTTTCAGGATCAAAAAGGTTATATGTGGTTTGGTACAAATTCAGGGGCCGTCAGGTATAATGGCAGGGAGATGATGGTATTTAACCATGAACATGGACTGCCCGGAAATTCGGTCCGGGATATTGAGCAGGACAGCAGCGGGACCATGTATTTTGCAACCACCAATGGAATTGCAAAATTTTACGGCGACTCAACTACTCATATCCTGTGGGAAGGTATCTCATTTCACCACATTTTTATAGATTCCAGAGATCAACGATGGTTTCTGGGAGATGATGGAATCTACCTGGAAGATCCTGAAGGAAATACCAGATATTTAAATGCCGAACACCCGGTATTGCCGGGGATTATTTACAGCATCACCGAAGACCCGGATACGAAAAATCTGCTTTTCGCCACCATCAAAGGGATTTTTATGTTTGATCCTTCCATGGAGCAGGTTTCACAACTGAGTGATACAGATTGTTTTTCGATTTATGTGGATATCAACGACAGTATCTGGATATCGACCAAAAACGGACTTACCGTGACTCATCTTCCCGGCCTGATAGAGGACCGGCGCAATACGACCTTTTATAACCTGAATGACAGGCTGCAATTCCCTGTTCACATCATCTCAGATATTAGCAGCAATAAATTTGGCTCCATCTGGCTGGTTAGCGACTCCAGGATCATGCAGGTCATTTCCACCGATCAGAAACCAATTATATACGAGCAGGAATTCGGAATAAAGAACAATAAGATTCTTTCTTTCCTGAGCGATCAGGAAGATAATCTCTGGATCGGCTTTTCGGGAGGGTTACAGCGTCTCACAAACCGAAAGGGTTTACGCAATTTTTTCCCGGGATCGATCAATAGTTATATCTATTCCGTTTTCCAGGATAAGGAACAGAGAATCTGGATCACCTCAGACAATGGCGCCTTTTACTTCCAGGATTCAAAACTGGTAAATTTTACCCCCAGGATTGGAACTGAGTATACCAAATTTACGGGAACCCTCCTGCCCAATCAAAACATTCTGCTTGCCAATACGAAGGGCTTATATGAGGTAAGCAGCACCAACCTGGAGGTCATCAGGCACAAACCCTTCACTCAAATTACACATAGTGTGGAGAACATTTTTGTAAGCTCCAGGGGTGAAATATTCCTGCTCACGGGCATTAATGGTATTATCTACTATTTCACGGACTTCTATGCCCGGCCAAAGGAGTTAAAGAATAAGTATACGGCAAATATTTTTCAACTTATTGAGATGAACGGCCAGGTGGTGGGCGGCAATAATTCGGGCTTTGTTGCCTTCAGGGAAGAGGGGTTTGAATTTTTGCAGGAGACCGACTGTGGTATCTGGTCTCTTTACCAGGAGGGAGAAAACCTTTGGGTGGGTACAGATTGTGGAATCGGCCTGGTAAAAAACAGCCGATTCGAACAAATGGAACTGAGCACCTTTGATAGGGAAATGATGATCAAATCCATTCTGCCCGCCAAAAACAGGTCCTATCTCTGGCTGGGCACCAACAAAGGATTCAGTTACTTTAATACTGAGAAACTGGAGTTTGAATTTACGATCAATACCAAAGATGGGTTGAGCGGAGACGAAATTACACCCGGTGGCCTTTTTATGGACAGCAATGATCTGCTTTGGGTGGGCACTTACCACGGCATCTCTAATTTTAATATCAAGGCGAAATCTACCAAAAACTATACCCCGGTCTGCTATATCGAAAAAATCTATTTAAACGGGGACCGGATTGAGGCAGAATCGGGAAGGGCCTTTTCGCATAATGAAAACAATTTCATATTTGAAATAAGCGCGCTCTCATTCACAGATGAAGCCTCTGTGGAATATGAATACTACCTGAGGGGAACCGGTAATGAATACTCGTCTTACCACAGGGGCAATGAATACAAAGCCGTTTATAACAACCTTCCTCCCGGCAAGTACGAATTCATTTATAAAGCAAAAGGGAAAAACAATATCTGGGGGTACACCGAAAAATTTGATTTTACTATCCGTAAAGCCTGGTATAATACCTGGGTATTCCGCATCCTGACTATTCTATTATTTATTTCAGGTACTTACTTGTTCTGTTTTCTAAGGATCAGAGCTATAAAATCCCAAAAAGACCGCCTGGAACAACAGGTCAGGGAGCGAACCCATGAGTTGGAGCTGGCCAATACGGAGATCGAGGCCCAGCGCGACTTTGCAAGATACCAGCGGGATCAGATTGCCCAGCAGCAGAAAGCAATTATGAGCAGCATTCAGTATGCGCAACGTATTCAGAATTCTTTGCTCCCCTCCGCGCATCTGCTTAAAACAAAACTTCCCGGGCACTTTATCCTGTTTAAACCCCGTGATATTGTCAGTGGGGATTTTTACTGGTTCAGCGAACACAAGAACCACTACTATATTTCTGCAGCCGACTGCACGGGCCACGGGATTCCCGGAGCTTTTATGAGTATGTTAGGTATGGCTCTGATGAACGAGATCGTCCATAAGTACCCGGATATTGATCCCGACAGCCTGCTCAATGAGCTGAGAAACCAGATTATTGAAACAATGCACCAGAAAGGAGATCCCAGTGCTGCCAAGGATGGAATGGATATGGTGATCTGCAAGATTGACAAACATAAAAGCAGAATGCTTTTTGCCGGAGCCAACAACTCCCTCTATCATGTAAGAAATGGCCAGCTTACCGAGTACAAGACCGACAAAATGCCTGTTAGCTATCATTTAAGCATGCAGCCCTTTACCAGACATGAAATCAATCTGGAACCAGGCGATCTGGTGTATCTTTTTTCGGATGGTTACGCAGACCAGTTCGGCGGACACAACGGGAAGAAATTCAAATACCTGCAGCTCAGAAATTTACTGGCCTCTGTCTCCCAAAAAGAGATGCCTGAGCAGGGACTACAGCTTGACCGGGAATTTGAACAGTGGAAAGGTGATTTGGATCAGATTGACGATGTGGTACTCATTGGCCTGAAATTCTGA
- a CDS encoding SRPBCC domain-containing protein — translation MKELRKYYRIKGSPEEIYAALTNPFAISLWTGSKAEMSEEPGSDFSLFEGDIEGVNIAFEKDSKIVQEWFFGDQEEKSIVTITLRPDRHYTRIELHHIHIPDEAYEDMVLGWDIYYFGGLKDFFEK, via the coding sequence ATGAAAGAACTTCGCAAATATTATCGTATCAAAGGAAGCCCCGAAGAGATTTATGCCGCCCTCACCAATCCTTTTGCCATCAGCCTGTGGACCGGAAGCAAGGCTGAAATGTCAGAAGAACCGGGTTCTGACTTTTCGCTCTTCGAAGGTGATATTGAAGGAGTCAATATCGCTTTTGAGAAGGACAGCAAGATCGTACAGGAATGGTTTTTCGGCGATCAGGAGGAGAAATCCATCGTGACCATTACCCTTCGTCCAGACCGGCATTATACCAGAATCGAACTGCACCATATCCATATCCCCGATGAAGCATATGAAGATATGGTCCTTGGCTGGGACATATACTATTTTGGCGGACTGAAGGATTTTTTTGAAAAGTAA
- a CDS encoding porin family protein, which produces MKQIIISGIAWMIMFPLLGQEIDTVPDLSKDPLAAEAPAVEEEPALEENAEAPQEENTVRVTGKVKVIETPDKSRATLGENEVFIVEENGDTMKVILGSRGISIVEGEEGTEIKVIEMDDPPQKSNQKKKKRFRPHFSGLEVGLNNFVTPDYSLTLPPEERYMDVNTGKSWNWNVNIIDYGFGLGTDKVGVVSGLGFEFINYSFDGQNSIRKDPVTSEIMAYVPDYAGNISKSKMNITYLTAPLLLEFQIPAPRKRIYFSAGLIGGLKLWSNTKMKYTISGEKSKEKVKGDYNLSPLRWGVTARAGYKALGFYATYYMTPLFEADLGPELYPFNIGLAFSF; this is translated from the coding sequence ATGAAGCAGATAATTATATCAGGAATTGCATGGATGATCATGTTCCCCCTGCTAGGCCAGGAGATCGATACTGTTCCGGACCTTTCAAAAGATCCTTTGGCAGCTGAAGCTCCTGCCGTAGAGGAAGAACCAGCCCTGGAGGAAAACGCCGAGGCTCCTCAGGAAGAAAATACGGTCCGTGTAACGGGCAAAGTTAAAGTGATTGAAACCCCCGATAAATCCAGGGCTACTCTGGGAGAAAATGAAGTGTTTATCGTTGAAGAGAACGGGGATACCATGAAGGTGATCCTGGGTTCGCGTGGTATCAGCATTGTAGAAGGAGAGGAGGGAACAGAGATCAAAGTCATCGAGATGGATGATCCTCCCCAGAAATCAAATCAAAAGAAGAAAAAAAGATTCAGACCTCACTTTTCCGGACTGGAAGTGGGACTTAACAATTTTGTTACTCCAGATTACTCCCTGACGCTGCCCCCGGAGGAAAGATATATGGATGTGAACACCGGGAAATCGTGGAACTGGAATGTAAATATTATCGATTATGGATTTGGTCTGGGCACGGATAAAGTGGGTGTTGTATCGGGACTTGGATTCGAATTCATCAATTACAGTTTTGATGGTCAGAACAGCATCCGAAAGGACCCCGTTACCAGTGAAATCATGGCATATGTGCCGGATTATGCGGGAAACATCAGTAAATCGAAAATGAATATTACTTATCTGACAGCCCCTCTTTTGCTGGAATTTCAAATACCAGCCCCCCGGAAGAGGATTTATTTTTCAGCCGGTCTTATTGGAGGATTAAAGCTTTGGTCAAATACAAAAATGAAATATACAATCAGCGGAGAAAAATCTAAAGAAAAGGTCAAAGGGGATTATAACCTGTCGCCTCTCCGCTGGGGTGTCACGGCGAGAGCCGGTTACAAAGCCCTGGGCTTCTATGCTACCTATTATATGACACCCCTCTTTGAAGCCGATCTCGGTCCGGAACTCTATCCCTTCAATATCGGACTTGCTTTTTCGTTTTAA
- a CDS encoding AsmA-like C-terminal region-containing protein, whose protein sequence is MKKRLKIFLEYLSAFLLIILLLLTIAGVVVVKFYGEDLKAFVMEQINQGLDSKVDVEEIRVKIFRKFPNTSIHLEDVTVWSSHRFNSLNFNGPGADTLLSANEINVTFNLIGLIRKKYNIRQLEITEGVLHLYTDQEGEVNYKIVSGSSGKQKDAAPVNLTNLRVNDFSIILNNQAKQLVSTGILKRIDLNGKFSKRNTQLRGSLTGWLGEISNKGVLYASNRELQAELNLDVRDSVYTIKSGHLQLDRIVADMDGLFTVHRGEGIEMNLFAAARDLEIHEVLDLLPSEISNPLLGIKGNGVLQLYSRITGMVSSTLTPQIEADFQTTKANLSWDKLPFSLKNLNLNGTYSNGGEFNPVTTSLNIESFSAVIGKDHLSLSGRIHNFYDPDFSFKLQGDIHPEQWLQWYRQIPLDKVEGTIISDVRVSGTYDRLKPKGQKFLAFDFAGGLSLKDAMFRIHKDDIPFSNLNGTIHIENDFWEPSISGLVGKSDFNISGSGLNLLSFLLKKEESLVASASLRTNYFDLKEIIDNFSRTDKEENRSVRFPQKLNLKLDFVINNLLMKRFEASKVRGVATYDSPVLMVDSLSMQTTDGTLKGDYLIAQGQEGDIYVNVNSTLYNLDIQKLFYSFNNFGQNQLTQDHLKGSISGNCKFSSTFDSTFAIRKETILSENSVTIRDGELKSFSPIMALSRFIEVEELQNIQFETLENNILIRNERVIIPSMDIHTNALNMSASGTHHFNNHYDYRLRLRLSELLYNKARRARNSEFQMAEDDSDTRVLFLKISNDGSGAQVEMDREKTAEKIREDLDQEKKELKLILKEELGLFKNDETLIDRNDSLIVRDESFTFEFSEKPDSSGAESKLEDRRRRNKRVEVDTIQKKPAVKFVIDE, encoded by the coding sequence ATGAAAAAGCGCTTAAAGATTTTTCTGGAGTACCTGTCGGCCTTTCTCCTGATTATACTCTTGCTGCTGACCATTGCCGGTGTGGTAGTGGTTAAGTTTTACGGGGAAGATCTCAAAGCCTTTGTCATGGAACAAATAAACCAGGGCCTCGACAGCAAAGTGGATGTAGAAGAGATCCGGGTTAAAATTTTTCGGAAATTTCCCAATACCTCCATCCATCTGGAGGATGTTACCGTATGGTCCAGCCACAGATTCAATTCCCTGAATTTCAACGGACCAGGTGCGGATACCCTGCTTAGCGCCAATGAAATCAATGTTACTTTTAATTTGATCGGACTGATCCGTAAAAAATACAATATCAGGCAGCTGGAAATTACGGAAGGGGTTCTGCACCTTTACACAGACCAGGAGGGAGAAGTAAATTACAAGATAGTCTCAGGATCATCCGGAAAACAAAAAGATGCCGCCCCGGTGAACCTGACAAACCTCAGAGTCAATGATTTTTCCATCATCCTGAACAACCAGGCAAAACAACTGGTCTCGACCGGAATCCTGAAGCGGATCGACCTCAACGGAAAGTTTTCCAAACGTAATACACAACTCAGGGGTTCTCTGACGGGATGGCTGGGAGAAATATCCAACAAAGGGGTTCTCTATGCCTCAAACAGAGAGCTTCAGGCTGAGCTTAACCTGGATGTCCGGGACTCTGTCTATACCATCAAATCGGGACATCTTCAGCTGGATCGCATTGTAGCCGACATGGATGGTCTTTTCACTGTTCATCGGGGTGAGGGAATTGAAATGAACCTGTTTGCTGCTGCAAGGGATCTTGAAATACATGAGGTTCTCGATCTCCTGCCCAGTGAAATCAGCAATCCCCTCCTGGGAATCAAAGGCAATGGGGTCCTTCAGCTTTACTCCAGGATTACAGGCATGGTCAGTTCCACCCTGACCCCTCAGATTGAAGCAGATTTTCAGACCACAAAAGCCAATTTATCCTGGGATAAACTGCCCTTCTCCCTGAAGAACCTGAATCTGAATGGCACCTATTCGAACGGAGGTGAATTTAATCCTGTTACCACTTCTTTAAATATTGAATCATTTTCTGCAGTTATCGGAAAAGACCACCTCTCTCTTAGCGGACGGATACATAACTTTTACGATCCCGATTTCTCCTTCAAACTTCAGGGAGATATCCATCCCGAACAGTGGCTTCAGTGGTACAGGCAAATTCCCCTGGATAAAGTGGAAGGAACCATTATCAGCGACGTAAGGGTGTCCGGCACCTATGACCGGCTTAAGCCAAAGGGTCAGAAATTTCTGGCTTTTGATTTTGCGGGGGGGCTATCCTTAAAAGATGCCATGTTCCGGATTCATAAAGACGATATTCCTTTTAGCAATCTGAATGGCACCATTCACATAGAGAATGATTTCTGGGAACCCTCCATTTCCGGTTTAGTTGGGAAAAGTGATTTTAATATTTCCGGTTCAGGCCTGAACCTGCTTTCCTTTCTGCTGAAGAAAGAGGAGTCCCTGGTGGCCTCTGCAAGCCTTCGTACCAATTACTTTGACCTGAAAGAAATCATCGATAATTTTTCCCGAACCGACAAGGAGGAAAACAGGTCCGTACGCTTTCCTCAAAAGCTCAACCTGAAACTTGATTTTGTGATTAACAATCTTTTAATGAAGCGTTTCGAGGCCAGCAAGGTCAGAGGAGTCGCCACCTATGATTCTCCCGTATTAATGGTGGACTCCCTGTCCATGCAAACCACAGATGGAACCCTTAAAGGAGACTATCTAATCGCCCAGGGACAGGAAGGCGATATCTATGTCAATGTCAATTCAACACTATATAACCTGGACATTCAGAAACTCTTTTATTCCTTTAATAACTTTGGACAGAACCAGCTTACACAGGATCATCTGAAGGGAAGCATTTCCGGAAACTGTAAGTTCTCGTCCACTTTCGATTCCACTTTCGCCATCCGAAAAGAAACCATTCTTAGTGAAAACAGTGTTACCATAAGAGATGGGGAACTGAAGAGTTTTTCTCCCATTATGGCTCTCTCCCGCTTTATTGAGGTGGAGGAGCTTCAGAATATCCAATTTGAGACTTTGGAGAACAATATCCTTATCCGGAATGAGCGGGTCATTATTCCCTCCATGGATATCCACACCAATGCACTGAACATGTCCGCCTCAGGAACGCATCACTTCAATAACCATTATGATTATCGTCTACGGCTCAGACTATCTGAATTACTTTATAACAAAGCACGACGCGCCAGAAACAGTGAATTTCAAATGGCCGAAGATGATTCCGATACCCGCGTTCTTTTTCTGAAAATAAGTAACGATGGTTCCGGAGCTCAGGTGGAAATGGACAGAGAGAAGACTGCCGAAAAGATTCGTGAGGATCTCGACCAGGAAAAAAAGGAACTGAAATTAATCCTGAAAGAAGAACTGGGGCTATTTAAGAATGATGAAACATTGATTGACAGAAATGATTCGCTGATAGTCCGGGATGAATCCTTTACATTTGAGTTTTCAGAAAAACCTGATAGTTCAGGCGCTGAAAGTAAACTGGAGGATCGACGCAGACGCAATAAAAGAGTGGAGGTGGATACCATTCAGAAAAAACCCGCTGTGAAATTCGTAATTGATGAATAA
- a CDS encoding HAMP domain-containing sensor histidine kinase — translation MSSLLYTSKLVNDIEITERKKMELWAEAVGIVNSADLETELAFPFSVIENNTHIPVILTSAEGEILSHKNLDSIKAENPKYLYKQLEHAREENDSLLINLGTAEYQLLFYRDSFLLRQLIFFPYVQLGVIVLFILVSYMAFSISRKAEQNEVWNGLSKETAHQLGTPLTSIIGWMELLKEADLDPSMISDMQKDTSRLEKITSRFSKIGSRPALQDSDLSAVLKESLDYMKNRGPKSIDYLLDLPAKPINIKLSETLFEWVIENLLKNAMDAIEGKGRIILHAVEIENSVIVDVEDTGKGIAKSRFRTIFKPGFTTKKRGWGLGLSLSKRIIESYHDGKIFVLSSDPQDSTIIRIILKKNLA, via the coding sequence TTGAGCTCCCTTTTGTACACCAGTAAACTGGTAAACGACATTGAAATAACCGAAAGGAAAAAAATGGAGTTATGGGCCGAAGCGGTTGGTATTGTGAACAGTGCAGACCTGGAAACTGAACTGGCCTTCCCCTTCTCGGTCATAGAAAATAATACGCATATCCCTGTCATACTGACCAGTGCAGAAGGCGAAATTCTGAGTCATAAAAACCTGGATTCCATAAAAGCAGAGAATCCGAAGTACCTCTATAAGCAACTTGAACATGCGCGCGAAGAGAACGATTCCCTGCTGATCAACCTGGGTACAGCAGAATATCAGCTTCTGTTTTACCGCGACTCCTTCCTGCTCCGGCAGTTAATTTTCTTCCCCTATGTGCAACTGGGAGTGATTGTTTTGTTCATTCTGGTATCCTACATGGCATTCAGTATTTCAAGGAAGGCTGAACAAAACGAAGTCTGGAACGGACTCTCCAAGGAGACGGCCCATCAACTGGGAACACCTCTCACTTCCATAATAGGCTGGATGGAGCTGCTTAAGGAAGCGGATCTGGATCCCTCCATGATCAGTGACATGCAAAAAGACACCTCCAGGCTGGAAAAGATCACCAGCCGGTTTTCAAAGATCGGTTCCAGACCCGCACTTCAGGATTCCGACCTGAGTGCCGTTCTGAAGGAGAGTCTGGATTATATGAAAAACAGGGGACCAAAAAGCATTGACTATCTCCTGGACCTGCCCGCTAAACCGATCAACATTAAGCTCAGTGAAACCCTTTTTGAATGGGTAATTGAAAACCTGCTAAAAAATGCCATGGATGCCATCGAGGGAAAAGGCCGGATCATACTGCATGCCGTGGAGATCGAGAACAGTGTGATAGTCGATGTGGAAGATACCGGCAAGGGAATTGCAAAATCCAGGTTCCGGACCATATTTAAACCGGGTTTTACCACCAAAAAGCGGGGATGGGGCCTGGGTCTATCCCTTTCAAAGCGTATTATAGAATCTTATCACGATGGGAAAATTTTTGTGCTGTCATCTGACCCCCAGGATTCTACCATTATCCGGATCATTCTGAAAAAGAACCTGGCTTAA
- the pepE gene encoding dipeptidase PepE, with protein sequence MRLLLISNSTNAGEAYLDYPKFHIRDFLGSSRLNCLFLPYAGVTISFDDYEARVKERFAEIGHELSSIHHETDPVAAIKQAEAIVVGGGNTFQLIKMIQENGLIGPVKEKVQAGIPYVGWSAGSNVSCPSIKTTNDMPILEPDSFQAFNLVPFQINPHYTDLNPPGHAGETREDRIMEYLAANTGDTVLGLREGCMLRVEDNQMSLTGNRSVRIFRFNQTPVELDHTYDFSEFLN encoded by the coding sequence ATGAGACTGCTACTGATCAGCAATTCAACCAATGCCGGAGAAGCATACCTGGATTACCCGAAATTTCATATCCGTGATTTCCTCGGAAGCTCGCGTCTTAATTGCCTATTCCTTCCCTATGCCGGAGTCACCATCAGTTTTGATGATTATGAAGCCCGGGTAAAGGAGCGCTTTGCAGAAATCGGACATGAGCTTAGCTCCATTCACCATGAGACCGATCCTGTGGCTGCCATTAAGCAGGCCGAGGCGATTGTGGTAGGAGGTGGAAACACTTTCCAGTTGATCAAGATGATACAGGAAAATGGATTGATCGGGCCGGTTAAAGAGAAAGTGCAGGCCGGAATCCCCTATGTGGGCTGGAGTGCCGGAAGCAACGTAAGCTGTCCAAGTATTAAGACGACCAATGATATGCCCATTCTCGAACCAGATAGCTTTCAGGCATTTAACCTGGTACCGTTCCAGATCAATCCGCACTATACCGATCTGAATCCCCCCGGACATGCAGGGGAAACCAGAGAGGACCGCATCATGGAATACCTGGCCGCCAATACCGGGGACACAGTCCTTGGCCTGAGAGAGGGATGCATGCTTCGGGTGGAAGATAATCAGATGAGCCTGACCGGAAATCGGTCTGTCCGAATATTCAGGTTTAACCAGACACCGGTTGAGCTGGACCATACTTATGATTTCAGTGAATTTCTGAACTAA